A section of the Streptomyces sp. CG1 genome encodes:
- a CDS encoding NB-ARC domain-containing protein has product MEAELGTLAAQGATALVGLVVTDAWLQMKQGRRRVVRWLSRRGAEDELDASRVELEAARDSGDEENVAGRVAADWERRLLRILEEDPEAAEELRRLLDEILPGTSYDIAFDVRRAAQTAPGAQPDHLPALTGTFSNRVAELDRLDAVCGAPGRVNLAVLAGLPGVGKTAIACRWADKERDRFPDGLFYVDYAALRDASTVGAAMGADVSQALAGILQALIGSDEHIPASLAELTRRYAAHSRDRRILVLIDNVTLPAQVRPLIPSGPGSTVVVTSHSKLGELVALDGAELVALKPLDAEGGLKLLADRLGEPTVTADRAAAERLVELCGGLPVALRIVATRLLSDEFLTPADLVDELEDETERLDGMSLPGGGYSVSAVLGPSYRLLPPGPARMFRLLGWLPAGLFDAGAAAAATGVDLRTARRLLRELAAASLLETERDGRYRMHDLVRLYARERAAEEERAGEETALIERVTTHYLVLVALADRAVRTDRLRVADLTTLLAEATDPFAAAAGPSALTWLDAECATILAVLRAAVRHGLHALAWPLAEAFTVLFLHHRYLGAWKESLELGAEAAALAAAASNNPGGAAEAVAGEARLRSLLSRPLMDLGEDDRARAEIERAVALAESTDRLLLRASVQEFHGRCLDRFDAPRAVDTYRYCLELNQRAGDERGEALALLFLGSAMDAQGEHAEALAVLRQARASLLSLPEPDERMAGRALLAAGLAHDHLHRTEDAVDALRTAAGILREQRATSYEADALEALVGIAERTGSHRESVRGWLSRAVVIREASGSRRAEELRRRLTDLS; this is encoded by the coding sequence GTGGAAGCCGAGTTGGGGACGCTTGCCGCACAGGGGGCCACGGCTCTGGTCGGGCTGGTGGTCACGGACGCCTGGCTACAGATGAAGCAGGGGCGGCGGCGGGTCGTCCGTTGGCTGTCCCGGCGTGGAGCGGAGGACGAACTGGACGCCTCACGCGTGGAGTTGGAGGCGGCCCGGGACAGCGGCGACGAGGAGAACGTGGCGGGCCGCGTGGCCGCCGACTGGGAACGGCGCCTGCTCCGCATCCTCGAGGAGGACCCCGAGGCGGCCGAGGAACTGCGCCGACTGCTGGACGAGATCCTGCCGGGAACGTCGTACGACATCGCCTTCGACGTCCGCCGGGCCGCACAGACGGCGCCCGGCGCCCAGCCCGACCATCTCCCCGCCCTCACCGGCACGTTCAGCAACCGCGTCGCCGAACTGGACCGGCTCGATGCGGTGTGCGGCGCACCCGGACGGGTCAACCTCGCCGTGCTCGCCGGACTGCCCGGCGTCGGCAAGACCGCGATCGCATGCCGCTGGGCCGACAAGGAACGCGACCGCTTCCCCGACGGCCTGTTCTACGTCGACTACGCCGCCCTGCGCGACGCGTCCACCGTCGGCGCCGCCATGGGCGCCGACGTCTCCCAGGCCCTGGCCGGGATCCTGCAGGCCCTGATCGGGAGCGACGAGCACATCCCGGCGTCACTCGCGGAGCTGACCCGGCGGTACGCGGCCCACTCCCGTGACCGGCGCATCCTGGTCCTCATCGACAACGTCACCCTGCCCGCCCAGGTCCGGCCGCTGATCCCGAGCGGACCCGGCAGCACGGTCGTCGTCACCAGCCACAGCAAGCTCGGCGAACTCGTCGCCCTGGACGGCGCCGAACTCGTCGCACTGAAGCCGCTCGACGCCGAAGGCGGTCTGAAACTGCTCGCCGACCGCCTCGGCGAGCCCACGGTGACGGCCGACCGTGCCGCCGCCGAACGCCTCGTGGAGCTGTGCGGCGGCCTGCCGGTGGCGCTGCGGATCGTGGCGACCCGGCTGCTCAGCGATGAGTTCCTGACCCCGGCCGACCTCGTCGACGAACTCGAGGACGAGACCGAACGCCTGGACGGCATGTCCCTGCCCGGTGGCGGCTACTCGGTGTCCGCCGTGCTCGGACCGTCGTACCGCCTGCTGCCGCCCGGACCCGCCCGGATGTTCCGTCTGCTCGGCTGGCTGCCGGCCGGGCTCTTCGACGCCGGGGCCGCGGCCGCCGCCACCGGCGTCGACCTGCGCACGGCCCGGCGGCTGCTGCGCGAACTCGCGGCCGCCAGCCTGCTGGAGACCGAACGCGACGGCCGCTACCGCATGCACGACCTGGTCCGCCTCTACGCCCGCGAGCGCGCGGCCGAGGAGGAGCGGGCCGGCGAGGAGACGGCGCTCATCGAGCGGGTCACCACTCACTACCTCGTCCTCGTCGCCCTCGCCGATCGTGCGGTGCGCACCGACCGGCTGCGCGTCGCGGATCTGACCACCCTGCTCGCCGAGGCGACCGACCCCTTCGCCGCAGCCGCCGGCCCCTCCGCGCTGACCTGGCTCGACGCCGAGTGCGCCACGATCCTGGCCGTGCTGCGCGCCGCCGTACGGCACGGACTGCACGCCCTCGCCTGGCCGCTGGCCGAGGCGTTCACGGTGCTGTTCCTGCACCACCGTTACCTCGGCGCGTGGAAGGAGTCGCTGGAGTTGGGCGCCGAGGCCGCCGCGCTGGCGGCCGCGGCCTCGAACAACCCCGGCGGCGCCGCAGAGGCCGTGGCCGGCGAGGCCCGCCTGCGCAGTCTGCTCTCCCGGCCGCTCATGGACCTCGGTGAGGACGACCGCGCCCGCGCCGAGATCGAACGCGCCGTGGCGCTCGCCGAGTCCACTGACCGACTGCTGCTGCGCGCGTCCGTCCAGGAGTTCCACGGCCGCTGCCTCGACCGGTTCGACGCGCCCCGCGCGGTGGACACCTACCGGTACTGCCTCGAACTCAACCAGCGGGCCGGGGACGAGCGCGGCGAAGCCCTGGCCCTGCTCTTCCTCGGCTCGGCCATGGACGCCCAGGGCGAGCACGCGGAGGCCCTCGCCGTCCTCCGGCAGGCGCGCGCGTCCCTGCTGAGCCTTCCCGAGCCCGACGAGCGCATGGCCGGTCGCGCCCTCCTCGCGGCCGGTCTCGCCCATGACCACCTGCACCGGACCGAGGACGCCGTCGACGCGCTGCGCACGGCGGCGGGGATCCTGCGGGAGCAGCGCGCGACCAGCTACGAGGCCGATGCCCTGGAGGCCCTCGTCGGCATCGCCGAGCGCACCGGCAGCCACCGGGAGAGCGTGCGTGGGTGGCTGAGCCGGGCCGTCGTGATCCGGGAAGCGAGCGGCAGCCGCCGGGCGGAAGAGCTGCGCCGGCGTCTGACGGACCTCAGCTGA
- a CDS encoding N-acetylmuramoyl-L-alanine amidase: MPLCPFASVRLLARPKPPSPLQPTQIIVHTANATLPAVDVRFRRPGSRGWSHFGVSASGKITQWLDTSTPADSAYRANLRSDGTGAVSITTEGHVSEPWTDAQLDALIRLHWWLMRTHPAIAHRACRTPADPGLAHHTLLGSPGPWTPIPKSCPGPRRIAQWEDSLLPRVLAPYGISVSDMRPRHERAEEIVRGLLSVPIASPSAPAAEEALPTPSSDEPSGTPSEQRPLAADPASPPQAQDSAAVQPRQHHPVREALLDFFLPDSAPHGPKPSPPPEEY, translated from the coding sequence GTGCCCCTCTGCCCCTTCGCCTCGGTCCGGCTCCTCGCCCGGCCCAAGCCGCCTTCACCCCTGCAGCCGACCCAGATCATCGTCCACACGGCGAACGCCACCCTTCCCGCTGTGGATGTCCGCTTCCGTCGGCCCGGCTCCCGCGGCTGGAGCCATTTCGGCGTGTCCGCCAGCGGAAAGATCACCCAGTGGCTGGACACGTCCACCCCCGCCGACTCCGCGTACCGCGCCAACCTCCGCTCCGACGGCACCGGTGCGGTCTCCATCACGACGGAGGGGCATGTCTCCGAGCCCTGGACGGACGCTCAGCTGGACGCCCTGATCCGCCTGCACTGGTGGCTGATGCGCACCCACCCCGCCATCGCCCACCGAGCCTGCCGGACCCCGGCCGACCCCGGCCTGGCGCACCACACTCTCCTCGGCTCGCCGGGCCCCTGGACTCCCATCCCCAAGTCCTGCCCGGGCCCTCGCCGCATCGCGCAGTGGGAGGACTCCCTCCTCCCACGCGTCCTGGCCCCTTACGGCATCTCCGTCTCCGATATGCGCCCGCGCCACGAGCGCGCCGAGGAGATCGTCCGGGGTCTCCTGTCGGTGCCGATCGCGTCTCCCTCCGCCCCGGCCGCTGAAGAGGCGCTCCCGACTCCGTCCTCGGACGAGCCCTCGGGGACGCCGTCGGAGCAGCGGCCCCTTGCGGCCGATCCGGCATCCCCACCGCAGGCGCAGGATTCCGCGGCGGTCCAGCCCCGCCAGCACCACCCCGTCCGTGAAGCCCTCCTGGACTTCTTCCTCCCCGACTCCGCACCCCACGGTCCCAAACCGTCCCCACCTCCGGAGGAGTACTGA
- a CDS encoding DUF6519 domain-containing protein, which produces MYGDFSRLSYQPGKHYSAVLAQQGRVQLDADANEQTAIELFRSRTLARDLIGPDGGPAGEPGEGPGFGIAYVKGTHDQHDLTISGGRYYVDGIPLDATCPQPVPAVPTGGLLPLDGDGADSDGVIPSPVPATWTYWNQPDAYRNPELQSDQLPAEFPFLAYLKVWDRSVTAVEDPEIREVALGAAMPDTAARIKTVWQVLTLSARDLEVGDGGPATVRAAFGTWAAAQRSTGRLAARAERPEGAADEPCLVRPDARYRGPENQLYRIEIHQGGTAEHGATFKWSRENGSVAFPIAELDGTWVALSTLGDDDKLTLDVGDRVEVCDSAYISRGEPAPLLSVEEIDLPGRRVRLSAEPLPGIGALPERHPFLRRWDHASTGTPGHRPRTDGGALPVEEGTWTELEDGLQVYFNPGGSYRSGDFWLVPTRTVTGAVEWPANAAGDPLLQLPLGIDVHYAPLAWITGENSHADLRRVFPPLATPISDAHAVPQETEEN; this is translated from the coding sequence ATGTACGGCGACTTCTCTCGCCTGAGCTACCAGCCCGGCAAGCACTACTCCGCGGTGCTCGCCCAACAGGGCCGCGTCCAACTGGACGCCGACGCCAACGAGCAGACGGCGATAGAGCTCTTCCGTTCGCGCACCCTGGCCCGCGACTTGATCGGCCCCGACGGGGGACCCGCCGGGGAGCCCGGCGAGGGCCCCGGCTTCGGCATCGCCTACGTCAAGGGCACCCACGACCAGCACGACCTCACCATCAGCGGCGGCCGCTACTACGTCGACGGCATCCCGCTCGACGCCACGTGCCCCCAGCCGGTCCCGGCGGTCCCCACCGGCGGCCTGCTGCCGCTGGACGGCGACGGCGCGGACAGTGACGGCGTCATCCCGTCCCCCGTCCCCGCCACCTGGACGTACTGGAACCAGCCCGACGCCTACCGCAACCCCGAGCTGCAGAGCGACCAACTCCCCGCCGAATTCCCCTTCCTGGCCTACCTCAAGGTCTGGGACCGCAGCGTCACCGCCGTCGAGGACCCCGAGATCCGTGAGGTCGCGCTCGGCGCCGCCATGCCGGACACGGCCGCCCGTATCAAGACCGTATGGCAGGTGCTCACCCTCTCCGCGCGGGACCTGGAGGTGGGCGACGGGGGACCGGCCACCGTCCGCGCCGCCTTCGGCACATGGGCCGCCGCCCAGCGCTCCACCGGCCGCCTGGCCGCCCGCGCCGAGCGGCCGGAGGGAGCGGCCGACGAGCCCTGCCTGGTACGGCCCGACGCCCGCTACCGCGGCCCGGAGAACCAGCTCTACCGCATCGAGATCCACCAGGGCGGAACGGCCGAGCACGGCGCGACCTTCAAGTGGTCCAGGGAGAACGGCAGCGTCGCCTTCCCGATCGCCGAACTCGACGGCACCTGGGTCGCGTTGTCCACCCTCGGGGACGACGACAAGCTCACCCTGGACGTCGGCGACCGCGTCGAGGTCTGCGACTCCGCCTACATCAGCCGCGGCGAGCCGGCGCCCCTGCTCAGCGTCGAGGAGATCGACCTCCCCGGCCGCCGCGTCCGCCTCTCCGCCGAGCCGCTCCCCGGCATCGGCGCGCTGCCCGAGCGCCACCCCTTCCTCCGGCGCTGGGACCACGCCTCCACCGGCACCCCCGGCCACCGCCCGCGCACCGACGGCGGCGCCCTGCCCGTCGAGGAGGGCACCTGGACGGAGCTGGAGGACGGCCTCCAGGTCTACTTCAACCCCGGCGGCTCCTACCGCTCCGGCGACTTCTGGCTGGTCCCCACCCGCACGGTCACCGGCGCCGTCGAGTGGCCCGCCAATGCCGCCGGCGACCCCCTCCTCCAGCTCCCGCTCGGCATCGACGTCCACTACGCCCCGCTGGCCTGGATCACCGGCGAGAACTCCCACGCCGACCTCCGCCGCGTCTTCCCTCCCCTGGCCACGCCGATCTCGGACGCGCACGCGGTACCCCAGGAGACCGAGGAGAACTGA
- a CDS encoding putative baseplate assembly protein, translating into MSANRCSCGCGGPGAQPATPVEVFNPPGLDAVRYRVGEYGRFVSAMLDRLSAPAYPALRNLTVRTPDDPAIALVDAAAVVGDVLTFYSERIANEGYLRTATEEGSLALLGGLVGHKPRPGVAAETYLAYTVDRDPRSGQETTVVVPRGTRSQSVPDQGEDPQSFETVEDLTARWAWNELKVLQRRPYQLTATHLAKRGQLFAAGTTNNIKQGDQLLFIFSADRAADRSQRVLLTVPGVSVDRDSGTTAIGLPQASLPSLQGIKAELTRWITPGGEHNPNPWPEHSRIVSDFDDQVLTPLRGELDTLDTPPKLADRLGQTLARLREAKAYGQDYRDVSDWFEALDTELTRLRAQALGLQPPQPATTGTGVHTAAVPDMTSTTPEPGSEPGDCPGEADDPALSGLGPLLSALRTPPASLPSDARSLPRDPERSYAPGSDLGAQLLTALDPRLSSDLYSAWGNADLGAPLALLDAQAMRVTGTPFGATAPLKPVYDAAGRVVRYTDWPLTGSKLTGMRVDYDTDGATPRRAEFSYVEAGGSVSINFTLPGDDGTHDFGPGRIELSTSGNESALRRAFEAGQEQGVTARLLAHLPERDVFVSRPGDDGRIHVGITATGTADEGDGDGPNPPLPQPLDFHLAPGDQLTGTQGAYQITVKRSTDDGPASVEVTLAARLGLTARNVLALDAVYEGIAPGSWVAVDRPRKGVTGGVPGDPRLSRVITRVSGVRVLSRADFGITGKVTELTLEDPWLDDKDTLLSHIRDTSVYARGESFQLADEPLTDDIGGDLVDLAQLYGGLAPGRWIVVSGERTDIPGTPGVHGSELAMVSQAVQAVDPALPGDTVRTTLMLTAPLAHRYKRSTVKIYGNVVRATQGATRDEPIGSGDASKAGQSFVLWQAPLTWLASDTPEGAASTLRIRVDGVLWHEVDTLAAAGPHDRVYTTSTTEDGRIRVTFGDGIHGSRLPGGHENVRATYRTGIGKSANVAAEKITQLTTRPLGVTGVTNPLPATGGADPEGAAGATDTRALTRGFTPRRRQVPLAVSALDRLVSVPDYADFTRARAGIGRARAAQLYDGRRQLVHVTVAGVDDIPIAPDSGLLTALRASLAEYGDLRLPVEVAVREKVLLLCAAQVTVGQDDDWERVEPRLRSALLARFGFDARELAQPAYLSEVLATAHSVPGVDHIEVTAFTGVPGDLTPQGLERLGDRLAVPQDVVAAQPARHRVERHRVTGPAPETLTDIAAQYGISLVELLRLNPDLTGTQPLLPGRSVVVFRGIRPAQLAVLSPDLPDTLILKEASA; encoded by the coding sequence ATGAGCGCCAACCGGTGCAGCTGCGGCTGCGGTGGCCCCGGCGCCCAACCGGCTACGCCGGTCGAGGTGTTCAACCCGCCGGGCCTGGACGCGGTCCGCTACCGGGTGGGGGAGTACGGGCGCTTCGTCTCCGCGATGCTGGACCGGCTCTCCGCCCCGGCCTACCCCGCCCTGCGCAACCTCACGGTGCGCACCCCGGACGACCCGGCGATCGCGCTGGTCGACGCCGCCGCCGTGGTCGGCGACGTACTCACCTTCTACTCGGAGCGGATCGCCAACGAGGGCTACCTGCGCACCGCCACCGAGGAGGGCTCGCTCGCCCTGCTCGGCGGCCTGGTCGGCCACAAACCCCGCCCGGGCGTCGCCGCCGAGACCTATCTGGCATACACCGTGGACCGTGATCCGCGCAGCGGCCAGGAGACCACGGTGGTCGTCCCGCGGGGCACGCGGTCGCAGAGCGTCCCGGACCAGGGCGAGGATCCGCAGTCCTTCGAGACCGTCGAGGACCTCACCGCCCGCTGGGCCTGGAACGAGCTCAAGGTGCTCCAGCGCCGCCCCTACCAGTTGACGGCGACTCACCTGGCCAAGCGCGGGCAGCTGTTCGCAGCGGGCACGACCAACAACATCAAACAGGGCGACCAGCTGCTCTTCATCTTCAGCGCCGACCGTGCCGCCGACCGCAGCCAGCGCGTACTGCTCACGGTCCCCGGCGTGAGCGTCGACCGGGACAGCGGCACCACGGCCATCGGCCTGCCGCAGGCCTCGCTGCCCTCGCTGCAGGGGATCAAGGCCGAACTCACCCGCTGGATCACTCCCGGCGGGGAGCACAACCCCAACCCCTGGCCCGAACACAGCCGCATCGTCAGCGACTTCGACGACCAGGTGCTCACCCCGCTCCGCGGTGAACTGGACACCCTCGACACCCCGCCGAAGCTCGCCGACCGGCTCGGCCAAACCCTTGCCCGACTGCGTGAGGCCAAGGCCTACGGGCAGGACTACCGGGACGTCTCCGACTGGTTCGAGGCCCTGGACACCGAACTGACCCGGCTGCGCGCGCAGGCCCTCGGCCTCCAGCCGCCGCAGCCGGCCACCACCGGGACAGGCGTGCACACCGCCGCCGTGCCGGACATGACGTCAACAACTCCGGAGCCCGGCAGCGAGCCGGGGGACTGTCCCGGTGAAGCGGACGACCCGGCCCTCTCCGGCCTGGGCCCGCTGCTCTCCGCCCTGCGCACCCCGCCGGCCAGCCTCCCCTCGGACGCCCGCTCCCTCCCCCGCGATCCCGAGCGCAGCTACGCTCCAGGCTCCGACCTCGGCGCCCAGCTGCTCACCGCGCTCGACCCGCGCCTCAGCAGCGACCTCTACTCCGCCTGGGGCAACGCCGACCTCGGCGCGCCCCTCGCACTGCTCGACGCCCAGGCCATGCGGGTCACCGGGACACCCTTCGGCGCCACCGCCCCGCTCAAGCCGGTCTACGACGCCGCCGGCCGCGTCGTCCGCTACACCGACTGGCCACTCACCGGCTCCAAGCTCACCGGCATGCGCGTCGACTACGACACGGACGGCGCCACGCCCCGCCGCGCGGAGTTCAGCTACGTCGAGGCCGGCGGATCGGTGAGCATCAACTTCACGCTCCCCGGCGACGACGGCACGCACGACTTCGGCCCCGGCCGGATCGAACTCTCCACCTCCGGCAACGAGTCGGCGCTGCGCCGGGCCTTCGAGGCCGGTCAGGAGCAGGGTGTCACCGCACGCCTGCTGGCCCACCTCCCGGAGCGCGACGTCTTCGTCTCCCGCCCCGGCGACGACGGCCGCATCCATGTCGGGATCACCGCGACCGGCACCGCCGACGAGGGCGACGGTGACGGCCCCAACCCGCCGCTGCCCCAGCCGCTCGACTTCCACCTCGCCCCCGGCGACCAGCTGACCGGCACCCAGGGCGCGTACCAGATCACGGTGAAGCGCTCCACCGATGACGGCCCGGCCTCCGTCGAGGTCACCCTCGCCGCCCGACTCGGCCTGACCGCACGCAATGTGCTCGCGCTCGACGCGGTCTACGAGGGCATCGCCCCCGGCAGCTGGGTCGCCGTCGACCGCCCCCGCAAGGGCGTCACCGGCGGCGTCCCCGGTGACCCCAGGCTGTCCAGGGTCATCACCCGGGTGAGCGGCGTCCGCGTGCTCTCCCGCGCCGACTTCGGCATCACCGGCAAGGTCACCGAGCTGACCCTCGAGGACCCCTGGCTGGACGACAAGGACACCCTGCTCTCGCACATCCGCGACACCAGCGTCTACGCCCGCGGCGAGAGCTTCCAGCTGGCCGACGAGCCGCTCACCGACGACATCGGCGGCGACCTGGTCGACCTCGCCCAGCTCTACGGCGGCCTCGCCCCCGGCCGCTGGATCGTCGTCTCGGGCGAGCGCACCGACATCCCCGGCACCCCGGGCGTGCACGGCAGCGAGCTGGCCATGGTCTCCCAGGCGGTCCAGGCCGTGGATCCAGCCCTGCCCGGCGACACGGTCCGCACCACCCTCATGCTCACCGCCCCGCTCGCCCACCGCTACAAGCGCTCCACGGTGAAGATCTACGGCAACGTGGTCCGTGCCACCCAGGGTGCCACCCGCGACGAGCCGATCGGCAGCGGCGACGCGAGCAAGGCCGGCCAGAGCTTCGTCCTCTGGCAGGCCCCGCTCACCTGGCTGGCCTCCGACACCCCGGAGGGCGCGGCGAGCACCCTCCGCATCCGGGTCGACGGAGTCCTCTGGCACGAGGTGGACACCCTGGCCGCAGCGGGCCCGCACGACCGCGTCTACACCACGAGCACCACCGAGGACGGCCGGATCAGGGTCACCTTCGGCGACGGCATCCACGGCTCCCGCCTGCCGGGCGGCCACGAGAACGTGCGGGCCACCTACCGGACCGGCATCGGCAAGTCCGCCAACGTCGCCGCGGAGAAGATCACCCAGCTGACCACGCGCCCCCTCGGCGTGACCGGGGTGACCAACCCGCTCCCGGCCACCGGCGGAGCCGACCCCGAGGGCGCGGCGGGTGCCACCGACACCCGCGCCCTCACCCGCGGCTTCACTCCGCGACGCCGCCAAGTCCCGCTGGCCGTCTCGGCCCTGGACCGCCTGGTCTCCGTCCCCGACTACGCGGACTTCACCCGGGCCCGGGCCGGCATCGGCCGCGCCAGGGCCGCCCAACTCTACGACGGGCGCCGCCAGTTGGTGCATGTCACGGTCGCCGGCGTGGACGACATCCCGATCGCGCCCGACTCCGGCCTGCTGACCGCCCTGCGCGCCTCGCTCGCCGAGTACGGGGACCTCCGGCTGCCGGTGGAGGTGGCGGTCCGCGAAAAGGTCCTGCTGCTCTGCGCCGCCCAGGTGACGGTCGGTCAGGACGACGACTGGGAGCGGGTGGAGCCCCGCCTGCGCTCGGCCCTCCTCGCCCGCTTCGGCTTCGACGCGCGCGAACTCGCCCAGCCCGCCTACCTCTCCGAGGTGCTGGCCACCGCCCACTCCGTCCCGGGCGTCGACCACATCGAGGTCACCGCCTTCACCGGCGTCCCGGGTGACCTCACCCCGCAGGGGCTCGAGCGGCTCGGCGACCGACTGGCCGTCCCCCAGGACGTGGTGGCGGCGCAGCCCGCCCGCCACCGCGTCGAGCGTCACCGGGTGACCGGCCCGGCGCCGGAGACCCTGACCGACATCGCGGCCCAGTACGGCATCTCCCTCGTCGAACTGCTCCGCCTCAACCCCGACCTCACCGGAACCCAGCCCCTGTTGCCGGGCCGCAGCGTGGTCGTCTTCCGCGGGATCCGCCCGGCGCAGCTCGCCGTGCTCTCCCCGGACCTGCCGGACACCCTGATCCTCAAGGAGGCCTCCGCATGA